Proteins encoded within one genomic window of Acinetobacter sp. YWS30-1:
- a CDS encoding PIG-L family deacetylase: MGTLKHEIVEDRVIHGEGTRVEEWRNCEILQQMPEFDISSVIPADARVCIVAPHPDDEILGCGGLMQRLDKLGYKIVLFAVTNGTASHPGSSLYTPEELNQIRPAETRQALEELSLEQPVLRIALDIQDGKVAEQRDLLKQQLYSYLQPNDVLVTTFVHDGHPDHEITGQVAQQLATELQLPYIQVLIWAWHWATPGDTRIPWTVAHKLRLTDEELKCKARAARCFKSQIENDPTTEQAPIVPEHALERVLQPWEVYLYE, encoded by the coding sequence ATGGGCACTTTAAAACATGAGATTGTCGAAGATCGTGTGATCCATGGGGAAGGGACGCGGGTGGAAGAATGGCGTAACTGCGAAATACTGCAACAGATGCCAGAATTCGATATTTCCAGTGTAATTCCTGCAGATGCCAGAGTCTGTATTGTGGCACCGCATCCGGATGATGAAATTCTGGGATGTGGCGGACTGATGCAACGTCTGGATAAACTCGGCTATAAGATTGTACTGTTTGCAGTGACTAATGGTACGGCCAGTCATCCCGGTTCGAGTCTGTATACGCCAGAAGAACTGAACCAGATTCGTCCAGCAGAAACTCGCCAAGCTCTGGAAGAATTGTCCTTAGAACAGCCAGTTCTTCGGATTGCTTTGGATATTCAGGATGGAAAAGTGGCTGAGCAGCGAGACTTGCTCAAACAGCAATTGTATTCATATTTACAGCCTAATGATGTATTGGTCACGACTTTTGTTCATGATGGACATCCAGACCATGAAATAACCGGCCAGGTCGCCCAGCAACTCGCGACTGAGCTACAGTTACCGTATATTCAGGTTCTAATCTGGGCGTGGCACTGGGCCACACCAGGAGATACCCGAATTCCATGGACGGTTGCGCACAAACTCAGGCTGACAGATGAAGAATTAAAATGTAAAGCCCGAGCTGCACGATGTTTCAAGAGTCAGATTGAGAATGACCCGACGACAGAACAGGCACCGATTGTTCCTGAGCATGCATTAGAGCGTGTTTTACAGCCATGGGAGGTTTATCTGTATGAATAG
- a CDS encoding MFS transporter, whose product MLNSQLISRLQSPSPYLWQKIATALCFFSLGFSTAAWAPLIPYAQQRLLLNHADFGLLLLCAGVGSMLAMPLAGRMASKFGCRTVLAVILAAFLFILPALAISPTSLMMAITLFFFGASAGALGVTVNIQAAQIEKLMDKSLMSGFHGVCSLGGLVGVLGMTTLMGFGLAPLTGALVVSVMLLAIAMLAIPFCLGGQSSTTEETNTATAKPAKKALPTFAILGIGLICFVSFLSEGAAMDWSGIYLATQFNVPAAHTGLAYSFFAGLMVLGRFSGHLIIQSLGEKTTILLSALLAAAGLFMVIFAPVWQVVLTGYAILGLGSANIVPLMFSRAGRQKTMASHVALSYVSVFAYTGSLIGPALVGFGSEIIGLRLVFTVIAVALMSIVILNHLTAGHKESEKAEGLIAGLDHKTPA is encoded by the coding sequence ATGTTAAATTCACAGCTAATTTCTCGTCTTCAGTCTCCATCACCGTATCTCTGGCAGAAAATCGCCACTGCACTGTGTTTTTTTAGTCTAGGTTTTAGTACAGCTGCCTGGGCGCCATTAATTCCTTATGCGCAGCAGCGCTTATTGCTGAACCATGCTGACTTTGGTTTACTTTTGCTATGTGCCGGAGTAGGTTCAATGCTGGCCATGCCATTGGCAGGTCGTATGGCAAGCAAGTTTGGTTGCCGTACAGTACTGGCTGTTATTCTGGCTGCATTTCTGTTCATCCTGCCAGCGCTAGCGATTAGTCCTACCAGCTTGATGATGGCAATTACCTTGTTTTTCTTTGGGGCCAGTGCAGGCGCTTTAGGTGTAACTGTAAATATTCAGGCTGCCCAGATTGAAAAACTCATGGATAAAAGTTTGATGTCGGGTTTCCATGGCGTATGTAGCTTGGGTGGTCTGGTTGGTGTATTAGGCATGACCACGTTAATGGGATTTGGTCTGGCACCTTTAACTGGCGCACTGGTCGTAAGTGTGATGTTGCTTGCGATTGCGATGCTGGCAATTCCATTCTGCTTAGGTGGTCAGTCATCAACTACAGAAGAAACTAATACAGCTACAGCAAAACCTGCGAAAAAAGCGCTACCAACATTCGCAATTTTAGGTATTGGTCTGATCTGTTTTGTATCCTTCCTGTCTGAAGGCGCAGCGATGGACTGGAGCGGTATTTATCTGGCAACCCAGTTTAACGTACCTGCGGCGCATACCGGTTTGGCTTATAGTTTCTTTGCTGGCTTGATGGTACTTGGACGTTTTAGCGGTCATCTCATCATTCAAAGCTTGGGTGAAAAAACCACTATCTTACTAAGTGCTTTACTGGCTGCAGCAGGCTTATTCATGGTGATCTTTGCACCAGTATGGCAAGTCGTTTTAACCGGTTATGCGATCTTGGGTCTAGGTAGTGCTAACATTGTTCCATTGATGTTCTCTCGTGCAGGCCGTCAAAAAACTATGGCTTCTCATGTAGCATTATCTTATGTATCGGTATTTGCTTATACCGGTTCATTGATCGGACCAGCGCTGGTAGGTTTCGGTAGTGAAATTATTGGCTTACGTTTAGTATTTACGGTCATCGCAGTTGCTTTAATGAGCATTGTAATCCTGAACCATCTGACTGCCGGTCACAAAGAATCAGAAAAAGCAGAAGGTCTTATTGCCGGCCTAGACCATAAAACACCAGCATAA
- the katE gene encoding catalase HPII has translation MKIKANSPATGKNGLDKQNTNKKSEQLDVYRSDSAEQTLTTNQGVKISDNQNSLKAGVRGATLMEDFILREKITHFDHERIPERIVHARGVGAHGFFEAYPGNEKWTKAGFLTNTGAQTPVFVRFSTVQGPRGSADTVRDIRGFATKFYTDEGNFDLVANDAPVFFIQDGIKFPDFVHALKPEPQTEIPSGASAHDTFWDFVSLVPESAHAVMWAMSDRAIPRNLRSIQGFGVHTFRLINAENKAVFVKFHWTPKQGLTQLVWDEAQKLAGKDPDFHRRDLYEAIASGNYPEWELGVQIVPEEDEMKFDFDLLDATKIIPEELVPVTPIGRMVLNRNVDYFFGETEQVAFCPGHVVPGIDFTNDPLLQARLFSYTDTQLSRLGGPNFHQIPINKPVCPFHNNQRDGLHQRLIHTGQANYEPNSIDDNWPAEAPGATQAGGFESYQERIDGNKIRQRSESFNDHFTHARLFYQSQAPHEQKHIIDAYVFELSKVQRQNIREREVLEVLCNIDLTLAQQVADQLGIEIPAEKKAAKLPDVLISKRLSFEAFKPADIKARKIAILAHDKANEASIKAVQAWAESESAVADVLTPRPGPVLSQQGTVIPSDGMQKAEPSIAYDAVVIVDGDNYDMVLKDGIATHYMLEAYKHLKPIVFLGDKGQLIEDLKLISDEGTLANSQFDTVQDSFKTLIMNHRVWARELISETIPA, from the coding sequence ATGAAAATTAAGGCGAACAGTCCAGCCACAGGTAAAAATGGTTTAGATAAGCAGAATACCAATAAAAAAAGTGAGCAGCTTGATGTATACCGTAGCGACTCAGCCGAACAGACACTGACTACCAACCAAGGTGTCAAGATTTCGGATAACCAGAACAGTCTAAAAGCGGGCGTTCGTGGTGCGACTTTAATGGAAGATTTTATTCTCCGTGAAAAAATTACCCATTTTGACCATGAGCGTATTCCAGAGCGAATTGTGCATGCACGTGGTGTTGGGGCACATGGTTTTTTTGAAGCTTATCCAGGCAATGAAAAATGGACTAAAGCCGGGTTTCTAACCAATACCGGTGCCCAGACTCCTGTCTTTGTTCGATTCTCTACAGTACAAGGTCCTCGCGGTTCAGCAGATACGGTACGTGATATTCGTGGTTTTGCGACCAAGTTTTATACGGATGAAGGTAACTTTGACCTGGTGGCCAACGATGCGCCAGTGTTCTTTATTCAGGATGGCATCAAGTTCCCTGATTTTGTCCATGCGCTGAAACCTGAACCACAAACTGAGATTCCATCAGGTGCGTCAGCACATGATACTTTTTGGGACTTTGTCTCTCTTGTACCTGAATCTGCACATGCGGTGATGTGGGCAATGTCGGATCGTGCTATTCCACGTAATTTACGCTCGATTCAAGGTTTTGGCGTACATACCTTCCGTTTGATTAATGCTGAAAATAAAGCTGTCTTTGTGAAGTTCCACTGGACGCCTAAACAAGGTTTGACACAGCTGGTATGGGATGAAGCGCAAAAACTGGCAGGTAAGGATCCGGATTTCCATCGTCGTGACCTGTATGAAGCGATTGCTTCCGGTAATTACCCGGAATGGGAATTAGGCGTACAGATCGTTCCTGAAGAAGATGAGATGAAATTTGATTTTGACTTGCTGGATGCAACCAAAATCATTCCGGAAGAACTGGTTCCAGTGACTCCAATTGGCCGTATGGTGTTGAACCGTAATGTTGATTATTTCTTTGGTGAAACTGAGCAGGTCGCTTTCTGCCCAGGTCATGTCGTACCAGGCATTGACTTTACCAATGACCCACTACTACAGGCCCGACTGTTCTCTTATACTGATACTCAGCTGAGCCGCCTAGGTGGTCCAAACTTCCATCAGATTCCAATCAATAAGCCGGTTTGTCCATTCCATAACAATCAGCGTGATGGTCTGCATCAACGTCTTATTCACACCGGACAGGCCAACTACGAACCAAACTCGATTGATGACAACTGGCCAGCTGAAGCACCAGGTGCGACTCAGGCAGGTGGCTTCGAAAGCTATCAGGAACGTATTGACGGTAATAAAATCCGCCAGCGTAGTGAGTCTTTTAATGATCATTTCACTCATGCCCGTTTATTCTATCAAAGCCAGGCACCGCATGAGCAGAAGCATATTATTGATGCCTATGTCTTCGAACTGAGTAAAGTACAGCGCCAAAATATCCGTGAACGTGAAGTGCTTGAAGTGCTGTGCAATATCGACTTGACGCTGGCTCAACAGGTTGCGGACCAGTTAGGAATTGAAATCCCAGCTGAGAAAAAAGCCGCAAAACTGCCTGATGTTCTGATTTCTAAGCGTCTGTCTTTTGAAGCGTTTAAACCTGCCGATATTAAGGCACGTAAAATCGCAATTCTGGCACATGACAAAGCCAATGAAGCCAGTATTAAAGCTGTACAGGCTTGGGCTGAATCAGAGAGTGCTGTGGCTGATGTGTTAACACCTCGTCCAGGACCAGTTCTGAGCCAGCAAGGTACAGTGATCCCATCTGATGGTATGCAGAAAGCTGAACCGTCAATTGCCTATGATGCTGTAGTTATTGTCGATGGCGATAACTATGACATGGTGCTGAAAGATGGTATCGCGACTCACTATATGCTTGAGGCTTATAAGCATCTGAAACCGATTGTCTTCCTGGGAGATAAAGGTCAGCTGATTGAAGATCTAAAACTGATCAGTGATGAAGGTACTTTAGCAAATTCTCAATTCGATACTGTGCAAGATAGCTTCAAGACCTTGATCATGAATCACCGTGTTTGGGCGCGTGAATTGATCTCAGAAACTATTCCTGCATAA
- a CDS encoding acyl-CoA dehydrogenase, with translation MDLSSILERFKNSSLEPKENIQTTLKELVQLSDQVPFPASGETLKRWQILSQISATNLSLGKIFESHLDAVAILHELNIPANPHQLWAVWAAEGGPQPLQLDEGKLTGIKTWCSASSWVESGLLTYRDEKNRSQLLIVDMRQPGIQHDHTVWQAVGMQHTSTAQLEFNQVPVKKVADPHAYLDRVGFWHGAAGVAACWYGATVALAEYLQQEQLRKPHMYKAMYLGEISRDLLATQALFYRVAELIDQQPKFPHQLQIQALRAQVEATALNVLNQVGKALGASPYCTNSYFAQLAADLPVFICQSHAAFDLERIGELSAQEEELWAL, from the coding sequence ATGGACCTCAGTTCAATATTAGAAAGATTTAAAAATTCATCATTAGAACCTAAAGAAAATATTCAAACGACTTTGAAGGAACTGGTGCAACTTTCGGATCAGGTTCCTTTTCCTGCATCAGGGGAAACTTTAAAACGCTGGCAAATTTTAAGCCAGATCTCGGCAACCAATTTAAGTCTGGGTAAAATATTTGAGTCGCATCTGGATGCAGTCGCAATTCTGCATGAATTAAATATTCCGGCAAATCCTCATCAGCTCTGGGCAGTCTGGGCAGCAGAAGGTGGGCCTCAGCCATTGCAGCTGGATGAAGGCAAGCTGACTGGCATCAAGACCTGGTGTTCCGCTTCTAGCTGGGTAGAGTCAGGCTTACTGACGTATCGGGATGAAAAAAATCGCTCTCAGTTATTAATTGTAGATATGCGGCAGCCCGGTATTCAGCATGACCATACTGTCTGGCAAGCTGTGGGAATGCAGCATACGTCCACGGCTCAACTTGAATTTAATCAGGTCCCTGTCAAAAAAGTTGCCGATCCACATGCTTATCTGGATCGGGTGGGATTCTGGCATGGAGCAGCAGGCGTTGCCGCTTGCTGGTATGGTGCGACAGTAGCTCTTGCTGAATATCTGCAGCAGGAACAGTTAAGAAAACCACATATGTATAAAGCCATGTATCTGGGTGAAATCAGCCGTGATCTTTTAGCTACTCAGGCTTTGTTCTATCGGGTTGCAGAATTGATTGACCAGCAACCTAAATTTCCTCATCAACTTCAGATTCAGGCTTTGCGTGCGCAGGTTGAAGCTACTGCATTAAATGTGCTCAACCAAGTTGGAAAAGCGCTTGGCGCATCGCCTTATTGTACCAATTCTTATTTTGCCCAGCTCGCAGCAGATCTGCCGGTATTTATCTGTCAAAGCCATGCTGCTTTTGATCTTGAGCGTATTGGAGAACTAAGCGCACAGGAGGAAGAACTATGGGCACTTTAA
- a CDS encoding IS5-like element IS17 family transposase, with amino-acid sequence MKKPTHKIYRTTNWPAYNRALMSRGNIAIWFDPATQWYAPSKGKQGRNQTYSDAAIQCCLMIKSLFRLSLRMVTGFVQSLIKLCGLNWTAPDYSTLCRRQKHIDIAISYQKSSDGLHLLVDSTGMKFLGEGEWKRKKHGAEYRRQWRKLHIGIDAKTLQIRAIQLTTNNVSDSQVLGDLLNQIPQDEQIDSVYTDGAYDTKQCRQVIADRQAHAVIPPRKNAKPWKDTKSSSLERNELLRTVKHLGRTLWKKWSGYHRRSLVETKMHCIKLLGDKLMARSFPSQVNEIHARVAVLNRFTELGRPLTQVTP; translated from the coding sequence ATGAAGAAGCCTACACACAAAATCTACCGCACAACCAATTGGCCCGCATATAACCGAGCACTCATGAGTCGCGGAAATATTGCCATTTGGTTTGATCCTGCTACGCAATGGTATGCTCCATCAAAAGGCAAACAAGGGCGAAATCAAACCTACTCCGACGCAGCTATCCAATGCTGCTTAATGATTAAATCTCTATTCCGTTTGTCTTTACGTATGGTCACTGGCTTTGTGCAAAGTCTGATTAAACTTTGCGGATTAAATTGGACCGCACCAGATTACAGTACGCTTTGTAGAAGACAAAAGCATATTGATATTGCAATCAGCTACCAAAAAAGTAGCGATGGGCTGCATCTACTCGTAGACTCTACAGGCATGAAGTTTCTAGGTGAGGGCGAATGGAAACGCAAGAAACATGGAGCTGAATATCGTCGCCAATGGCGTAAACTACATATTGGTATAGATGCCAAAACCCTACAAATACGCGCTATTCAGCTCACAACCAATAATGTCAGTGATTCACAGGTGCTTGGTGATTTACTTAATCAGATTCCACAAGATGAGCAGATTGACTCTGTTTATACCGATGGAGCTTATGACACCAAGCAATGCCGTCAGGTCATTGCAGATCGGCAAGCGCATGCGGTGATTCCACCTAGAAAAAATGCGAAACCATGGAAAGATACAAAGAGTAGCTCGCTAGAGCGAAATGAATTACTTCGAACAGTTAAACATTTAGGCAGGACATTATGGAAAAAATGGTCAGGCTATCATCGCCGCAGTTTGGTGGAAACCAAGATGCATTGCATCAAATTATTAGGCGATAAATTAATGGCAAGAAGCTTTCCTAGTCAGGTGAATGAGATCCATGCACGTGTAGCAGTCCTTAACAGATTTACGGAATTAGGTCGCCCACTTACCCAAGTTACGCCTTAA
- a CDS encoding alpha,alpha-trehalose-phosphate synthase (UDP-forming): MSKLIVLSNRVNLPNPESMKAGGLAVALQDALQDIGGIWVGWNGSRVDQNKEQKFQILKHQNVEYHTSALSEAQYQGYYCGFSNNALWPLMHDQHQRVEYQPQDFKTYKDVNLRFAKHLKQVASPHDIIWIHDYHFLSVAHYCRKLGMRNRIGFFLHIPFPELKLWQTLSPYQELARHLGDFDVIGLQTPRDQANCIDFLEQVLNIQHCNDEILSYQSKRIYVKAYPIGVHPAQIQKQAAESQVTDLPFDLDKAHAHKTIISVDRIDYSKGLLEKIHAFQELLDEQPEFKNQFQQLQIACPCRLDVNSYKKLYEQFQAAVQNLNHQHGNVDWLPFDCSYDTLGHEALMQLYRKADICWVNSIRDGMNLVAKEYIAAQDPLDPGVLILSKYAGAAEQMKEALLVDPYDQDSMAKALKRALRMPKSERLERYRYLQQGLKNFDIIRWRDQFLSDLKKSQSLRIYRPVAKGISTQFNMHA, from the coding sequence ATGTCTAAACTCATTGTGTTATCAAACCGTGTGAATCTACCTAACCCAGAAAGTATGAAGGCTGGTGGATTGGCTGTTGCATTGCAGGATGCATTGCAAGATATAGGCGGTATCTGGGTTGGATGGAATGGCTCCAGAGTTGACCAGAACAAGGAACAGAAATTTCAGATTCTGAAACATCAGAATGTGGAATATCATACCAGTGCACTGAGCGAAGCCCAGTACCAGGGTTATTATTGTGGTTTTTCTAATAATGCCTTATGGCCGTTAATGCATGACCAGCATCAACGTGTTGAATATCAGCCGCAGGATTTTAAAACCTATAAAGATGTCAATTTGCGTTTTGCCAAACACCTGAAACAGGTGGCTTCACCGCATGACATCATCTGGATTCATGATTATCATTTTCTGAGTGTTGCGCATTACTGTCGTAAATTAGGCATGCGCAACCGGATTGGGTTCTTCCTGCATATTCCTTTCCCGGAACTGAAACTTTGGCAAACGCTGTCTCCTTATCAGGAACTGGCCCGACATCTGGGAGATTTTGATGTCATCGGTCTGCAAACTCCACGCGATCAGGCCAACTGTATTGATTTCCTGGAACAGGTATTAAATATCCAGCATTGCAATGATGAAATCCTGAGTTATCAGTCTAAACGGATTTATGTGAAAGCTTATCCAATCGGTGTACACCCGGCGCAGATTCAGAAGCAGGCTGCTGAGAGCCAAGTCACTGACCTGCCCTTTGATCTGGATAAAGCACATGCCCATAAGACCATTATTTCGGTTGACCGGATTGATTACAGTAAAGGGCTGCTGGAGAAAATTCATGCATTCCAGGAGTTGCTGGATGAACAGCCTGAATTTAAAAATCAGTTCCAGCAATTACAGATTGCCTGCCCATGTCGACTAGATGTGAACAGCTATAAAAAACTTTATGAACAGTTCCAGGCTGCGGTGCAGAATTTAAACCATCAGCATGGCAATGTAGACTGGCTGCCTTTTGACTGTAGCTATGACACTTTGGGTCATGAAGCCCTGATGCAGCTCTATCGTAAGGCGGATATTTGCTGGGTGAATTCAATCCGTGACGGGATGAATCTGGTCGCCAAAGAATATATTGCTGCGCAAGATCCATTAGATCCAGGCGTATTGATTCTGTCTAAATATGCCGGGGCTGCCGAGCAAATGAAGGAAGCCTTACTGGTCGATCCTTATGATCAGGACAGTATGGCCAAAGCCTTGAAAAGAGCCTTGCGTATGCCTAAGTCAGAACGTTTGGAACGTTACCGCTATTTACAGCAAGGCTTAAAGAATTTCGATATCATTCGCTGGCGTGATCAGTTCCTGTCGGACCTGAAAAAATCACAAAGCTTGCGAATTTATCGACCAGTGGCCAAAGGCATCTCGACCCAGTTCAATATGCATGCATAA
- a CDS encoding glycosyltransferase family A protein, with protein MNKIGVAIPACNEEAFIERCLLALKKAQFEFYQYLGSSGNIPEIKILVVLDSCTDQTAIKAMRLGVEVISCDFRSVGKTRHLGIQKVIEQGCDWICCTDADSCVQEDWFKIMWQHQPTDAICGVVDVDEWKHLSLEARLKYLGHYQDKMDHRHIHGANLCFKTSIYNDFNGFRQLDCHEDVDFVRRLQQAGVNITWSNQLRVTTSSRLRSKVTEGFACFLQKLELREAMKKPISVYK; from the coding sequence ATGAATAAAATTGGCGTGGCTATTCCTGCCTGTAATGAAGAAGCCTTTATAGAACGCTGCTTGCTGGCCTTAAAAAAAGCACAATTTGAATTTTATCAATACCTTGGTTCATCAGGAAATATTCCCGAGATTAAGATTTTAGTTGTCTTAGACAGTTGTACCGATCAAACCGCGATCAAAGCGATGCGACTGGGGGTGGAAGTTATTAGTTGTGACTTTCGTTCAGTGGGTAAGACCCGTCATTTAGGAATTCAAAAAGTAATTGAACAAGGATGCGACTGGATCTGTTGTACTGATGCGGATTCATGTGTTCAGGAGGACTGGTTCAAGATCATGTGGCAGCACCAACCCACTGATGCAATTTGTGGAGTCGTTGATGTCGACGAGTGGAAGCATTTAAGCTTGGAAGCCCGATTGAAATATTTAGGTCACTATCAGGATAAAATGGATCATCGGCATATTCATGGTGCAAATTTATGTTTTAAAACAAGTATATATAATGATTTTAATGGGTTTCGCCAGCTAGATTGTCATGAAGATGTCGACTTTGTTCGCCGTTTACAACAGGCAGGAGTCAACATTACCTGGTCCAATCAATTAAGGGTAACAACCAGTAGTCGTCTAAGGTCAAAAGTTACTGAAGGTTTCGCCTGTTTTTTACAAAAGCTTGAGTTACGGGAAGCAATGAAAAAACCGATCAGCGTATACAAATAA
- a CDS encoding GGDEF domain-containing protein, which yields MQQSHQEIEELKQDTLTDPLTGFYNRRGFELFLNDLISNKTYFAVVVLDIDYFKKINDRHGHDMGDVVLTKVAGFIRESFREQDICCRVGGEEFIILAPVKEISHATKIAERLRHKLASTYLLEVGIVTASLGIAHWPLTSSDIKEVLKQADTNLYQAKHLGRNRVVTGEKSAQL from the coding sequence GTGCAACAAAGCCATCAGGAGATCGAAGAGCTTAAACAGGACACTTTAACCGACCCTTTAACCGGCTTTTATAATCGTCGTGGCTTTGAACTATTTTTAAATGATTTGATTAGCAATAAAACTTATTTTGCTGTGGTGGTTTTGGATATTGACTATTTTAAGAAAATCAATGATCGTCATGGGCATGATATGGGTGATGTGGTATTAACCAAAGTTGCCGGATTTATTCGGGAAAGTTTTCGTGAACAGGATATTTGCTGTCGCGTTGGTGGTGAAGAATTTATTATTCTTGCGCCAGTCAAAGAGATTTCACATGCAACTAAAATCGCTGAAAGATTAAGACATAAACTGGCATCGACTTATTTACTTGAAGTAGGAATAGTCACTGCTTCACTCGGTATTGCACACTGGCCTTTAACTTCGTCTGATATCAAAGAAGTTTTAAAACAAGCAGATACGAATTTATATCAAGCCAAACATTTAGGGAGAAATCGTGTGGTGACAGGTGAAAAAAGTGCTCAGTTATAA
- a CDS encoding class I SAM-dependent DNA methyltransferase, which translates to MNSKSTYDHAYFDALYALNQGDPWHYEQRWYEQRKRQICKALLPKLHFESAIEIGCSNGMLSQELAPHTGELICLDANTTAIRLAQQRLQDYSHVSFVQGVVPEDLPERKFQLIVLSEVLYYLDQAALEKLTHWLQHALDAEGCILACHWRASISGFSFTGDDIHDHLNAHLLYRKCSQLQEPDFLIDVWMNSPQSVAEQEGLK; encoded by the coding sequence ATGAATAGTAAATCAACCTATGATCATGCTTATTTTGATGCTCTTTATGCGCTGAATCAGGGAGATCCATGGCATTATGAACAGCGCTGGTATGAACAGCGTAAACGTCAAATTTGTAAAGCACTCTTGCCCAAACTGCATTTTGAATCTGCCATAGAAATCGGTTGCAGTAATGGCATGCTAAGTCAGGAACTAGCCCCACATACAGGAGAACTCATCTGTCTGGATGCCAATACGACAGCGATCCGGCTGGCGCAACAACGTCTGCAAGATTATTCTCATGTCAGTTTTGTCCAAGGCGTTGTTCCGGAAGACTTGCCAGAGCGTAAGTTCCAGCTAATTGTACTGAGTGAGGTTTTATATTATCTGGATCAGGCCGCTTTAGAGAAATTGACCCACTGGCTGCAGCACGCCCTTGATGCAGAAGGCTGTATTCTGGCTTGTCACTGGCGGGCATCGATTTCAGGTTTTAGCTTTACTGGTGATGATATTCATGACCATTTAAATGCACACTTACTTTACAGAAAATGTTCACAACTTCAGGAACCTGATTTTCTAATTGATGTCTGGATGAATAGCCCACAATCTGTGGCAGAGCAAGAGGGCCTTAAATGA
- a CDS encoding Dps family protein translates to MGSSEKNAKAMKIDIGISYEDRAKIVEGLSKLLADSYTLYLMTHNFHWNVTGPQFNSLHSMFMTQYTEQWNALDLIAERIRALGFAAPGTYQQFVKLTAIKEVEGVPDAQEMLRLLVNAHETVARTARNLFEVVDEVNDQPTADLITQRLDVHEKTAWMLRSTLE, encoded by the coding sequence ATGGGCTCTTCAGAAAAAAATGCTAAAGCTATGAAAATTGATATTGGTATTTCTTACGAAGACCGTGCCAAAATCGTCGAAGGTCTATCTAAATTATTGGCAGACAGCTATACCCTCTATTTAATGACCCACAACTTTCACTGGAATGTCACCGGACCACAGTTCAATAGTCTGCATAGCATGTTTATGACCCAATATACTGAACAGTGGAATGCTCTTGATTTGATTGCAGAACGTATCCGGGCTTTAGGCTTTGCCGCACCCGGCACTTACCAGCAATTTGTTAAGCTGACTGCTATTAAAGAAGTAGAAGGTGTACCAGATGCCCAAGAAATGCTGCGTTTATTGGTAAATGCTCATGAAACGGTAGCTCGTACCGCACGCAATCTTTTTGAAGTTGTTGATGAAGTCAACGATCAACCGACTGCAGATTTAATCACGCAACGTCTTGATGTGCATGAAAAAACAGCCTGGATGTTAAGAAGTACTTTAGAGTAA
- the otsB gene encoding trehalose-phosphatase: MSGIHREQDLEDSSSSSFYISPKMILNDCNLNMDSDQVVLFLDIDGTISEFHPDPDKSIIQPKIINILENLQQYIQLILVTGRSILQAQKLIHPLQWNIAGSHGLELIYQANLKTLISLNKSQLQALKQYIQEQAVQIPDLRIEVKDYSVALHFREHPQLEDRVHAFALECLNQFSDFELKAGKYVFELVPKGANKGSAIQQIIQQYHLNDHYPMFIGDDLTDEAGFKVINALHGCSIKVGPGQTLARYRLENVSQVQAFLKEFLKVIEVQEQQRLEKSHV, translated from the coding sequence ATGTCAGGCATACATAGGGAACAAGATTTAGAAGATTCATCTAGCTCATCTTTTTATATATCGCCAAAGATGATTTTAAATGATTGCAACCTGAATATGGACTCAGACCAGGTTGTTTTATTTCTTGATATTGACGGAACAATCTCTGAATTTCACCCAGATCCAGATAAAAGTATAATTCAACCTAAAATTATAAATATATTGGAAAATTTACAACAATATATTCAGCTGATATTAGTTACTGGTCGTTCTATTTTACAAGCACAAAAACTTATTCACCCTCTGCAATGGAATATCGCTGGATCACATGGTCTGGAATTAATCTATCAAGCTAATTTAAAGACATTAATCTCTTTAAATAAGTCGCAGCTACAAGCCCTAAAACAATATATTCAGGAACAGGCAGTTCAAATCCCTGATTTGCGGATCGAGGTTAAAGATTATTCTGTTGCACTACATTTTCGTGAACATCCTCAACTAGAAGATCGCGTACATGCTTTTGCGCTGGAATGTCTCAACCAGTTTTCCGACTTTGAGTTAAAAGCTGGCAAGTATGTTTTTGAACTGGTGCCCAAAGGCGCCAATAAAGGTTCAGCGATTCAACAGATTATTCAGCAATACCATCTCAATGATCATTATCCCATGTTTATCGGTGATGACCTGACCGATGAAGCCGGATTCAAAGTCATCAATGCCCTTCACGGCTGCTCAATCAAAGTAGGCCCTGGCCAGACCCTAGCACGGTACAGACTGGAAAACGTCTCTCAAGTTCAGGCCTTCCTGAAAGAATTTTTAAAGGTAATTGAAGTACAAGAACAACAACGATTGGAGAAATCACATGTCTAA